Proteins from a single region of Chanodichthys erythropterus isolate Z2021 chromosome 13, ASM2448905v1, whole genome shotgun sequence:
- the cd180 gene encoding CD180 antigen, with product MEMHFVFYMLCYTILFHFLTHNEATPWAKRQCQQIANGYDCSDMDLQFIPDEVPNSVLILKFSFNYLPALYNFTFQRLNNLHSLDLTRCGITFMYEDIFMHQPNLEVLILIGNPLVFIAGRAFSGPLALKYLSLTQSKIKSLSDIPSENLAYLEVLEIGGSGIRSLDGLSNFHWQNLKSLQLEMNSIDRINLTDLQPIHNVVGMSISFKGNDFVNIEPSAFKSLNLSSLDFSGCFSKMTFSSVLRGLEGIKTNRLKLGLYETDPNVHIPSAALQSFCKITVTDLDFQLQHFSDLNNSTFHCLEGLKKLDLTRAHLDLLPFNMTGLSTLSHLVLDENRFSDVCHINTRNFPVLTHLSVSGNSKQLGFSNGCLESLRVLEELDLSLSLVKPIGPCCNDQLFGLGELKLLNLSYSSPMIWSSQPFSATPQLEHLDFSHSLYTLNDSSPFNNLQSLRTLNLSWSNTNLTNIHIFNGLKTLQFLNLKGNPIQGGVLTETELFKSVPLLETLILSSCKITAFEENLFKGLTHLRQVDLSENKLVELSTSGFYSLEFLQLNFASNAIVIVDVGSVMNLGKESTVDLSYNPLVCNCSNIQFINWVKKNTIKVKHLMETVCNATRTRIIDAKLQCGSPVGVLAFFIILIVIIIASAIFCLVRRIRSYSRYTQL from the exons ATGGAgatgcattttgttttttacatgtTATGTTACACTATTCTGTTTCACTTTTTAACCCATAATGAAGCAACACCATGGGCTAAGAGACAGTGTCAACAG atagCCAATGGCTATGATTGTAGTGATATGGACCTACAATTCATTCCAGATGAGGTACCAAATTCTGTcctaattttaaaatttagCTTCAACTACCTGCCGGCTTTATACAACTTCACTTTTCAGAGGCTAAATAACTTGCATTCATTAGACCTGACAAG ATGTGGCATCACTTTCATGTATGAAGACATTTTTATGCATCAGCCTAACTTGGAGGTCCTAATCCTAATTGGAAACCCACTCGTGTTCATCGCAGGTAGAGCTTTTTCTGGACCACTAGCCTTGAAATATCTCAGCCTAACTCAGTCAAAAATCAAAAGCCTATCAGACATCCCATCAGAAAATCTTGCATATTTGGAGGTTCTGGAGATTGGGGGAAGTGGCATTCGCTCATTAGATGGACTAAGCAATTTCCACTGGCAAAACTTGAAGAGCCTGCAGCTGGAAATGAACTCTATAGACCGGATAAATCTGACTGACTTACAACCAATTCACAATGTGGTCGGAATGAGCATCAGCTTCAAAGGAAACGATTTTGTCAATATAGAACCAAGTGCTTTTAAGTCACTGAACTTGAGCAGTCTTGACTTCAGTGGCTGCTTCAGCAAAATGACTTTCTCCTCTGTACTAAGAGGGCTTGAAGGCATTAAAACAAACAGACTGAAGCTGGGATTGTATGAAACCGATCCAAATGTGCACATACCATCAGCTGCTCTACAATCTTTTTGCAAGATCACCGTTACTGACCTAGATTTCCAGCTTCAGCATTTCTCAGACCTAAATAATTCCACATTTCATTGCCTTGAAGGGCTTAAAAAGCTTGACCTTACCAGAGCCCACCTGGATTTATTGCCCTTTAACATGACTGGCCTGTCCACCTTGTCCCATCTGGTGCTAGATGAGAATAGATTTTCAGATGTCTGCCACATCAACACCAGAAACTTTCCTGTGCTTACGCACTTGTCCGTGAGCGGGAACTCGAAGCAACTCGGTTTCAGCAATGGATGCTTGGAGAGTCTCAGAGTCCTGGAGGAGCTGGATCTCAGTCTTAGTTTAGTAAAACCCATTGGACCCTGTTGTAACGACCAGCTGTTTGGTCTGGGTGAACTGAAGCTTCTCAATCTCAGCTATAGCTCACCAATGATCTGGAGTTCACAGCCTTTCAGTGCGACTCCACAGCTGGAGCACTTGGACTTCAGCCATTCACTCTACACTCTGAACGACAGCTCTCCATTCAACAATCTACAGAGTCTCCGAACTCTAAATCTTTCCTGGTCAAATACAAATCTGACAAATATACACATCTTCAATGGCTTGAAAACCTTGCAGTTCCTCAATTTGAAGGGGAACCCAATTCAAGGAGGGGTTCTTACAGAGACAGAGCTCTTTAAATCTGTCCCTCTTTTGGAAACCCTCATTCTATCTTCATGTAAAATAACTGCCTTTGAAGAGAACTTGTTTAAAGGCCTCACACATCTCAGGCAAGTAGATCTGAGTGAAAACAAGCTTGTCGAATTGAGCACTTCAGGATTTTACTCCTTGGAGTTTCTCCAACTTAACTTTGCCAGTAATGCCATTGTGATAGTGGATGTTGGAAGTGTCATGAATTTGGGAAAAGAAAGTACTGTTGATCTGAGCTACAATCCCCTAGTATGCAACTGTAGCAACATTCAGTTCATCAACTGGGTTAagaaaaacacaatcaaagtaAAACACTTAATGGAGACAGTTTGTAATGCTACAAGAACAAGGATAATTGATGCTAAACTTCAGTGTGGATCCCCTGTTGGTGTACTTGCATTTTTTATAATTCTAATTGTGATTATAATtgcatctgccattttttgcctTGTGAGGAGAATTAGAAGTTATTCAAGATACACACAGCTGTAA